A genomic region of Solanum dulcamara chromosome 2, daSolDulc1.2, whole genome shotgun sequence contains the following coding sequences:
- the LOC129870225 gene encoding uncharacterized protein LOC129870225, translated as MESVHGLKQSTKNQRILVSPGSDSSWEGYDEVRSKHRNDPTVMNKLREKLKSKATVKHAPKEIDNKIEGVTTRPNLPKGMKYVIKKIPSHPLRFGTAYRANFLDDFESSIGGDIVVRTPWMVMLAITTIQKKLGETYLQTKEN; from the exons atggaatccgttcatggtctcaaacagtccactaaaaatcaacgaattcttgtttctcctggttctgattcgtcttgggaaggttacgacgaagttagatccaaacatcgtaacgatccaacagtgatgaataagctacgtgagaaattgaagtcgaaagctacagttaaacatgcacccaaagaaatagacaacaagattgaaggggttacaacacgccctaatctcccaaag ggaatgaaatacgtcatcaagaagatcccatcccacccattgagattcggaacggcatatagggctaattttcttgatgattttgaatcatcaataggtggaGATATTGTTGTCAGAACgccatggatggttatgttagcgataacgacgatccaaaaaaaACTAGGAGAGACATATCTCCAAACCAAGGAGAACTGA